The nucleotide window GCGTGGTTCGCGCCACCTTGTCCACGGTGGAGGCCGCGGTGGGTGATGGCATGGAGCGCACGGCGATCATTCTGGTGGGCCGCACCCTGGGCGCGCAGGACTTCGCCACCAGCCGCTTGTATGCCGGCGACTACGATCGGCGTTACCGTCCCGTGGGCACCCACCCCCGCTTTCCTGAAGGCGACACGCCATGATCGAACTCAGCCTGGTGGGCATGGGCACCGGCAACCCGGACCACATCACCCGCCAGGGCGTGGCCGCACTCAATGCGGCGGACCTGATCTTGCTGCCCCACAAGGGCGCGGACAAGGCCGATCTGGCCGACTTGCGCAGCAGTCTGTGCGCACAACTGATCACCAATGCAACCACGCGCGTAGTGGGCTTTGACATGCCGGTACGCGACAGTGCGGACCCTGATTACCAGGCCGGAGTGAACCGCTGGCACGATGCCATTGCACAGGTGTGGCTCGCGCATATCCAGGCCCATCTGCCCCAGGGCGGGCGCCTGGCCTTGCTGGTATGGGGCGACCCATCCTTGTACGACAGCACGCTGCGCATTGCCGACCGCTTGGCGCTGCAACTGCCATTGCGCGTGTCGGTGGTGCCGGGCATCACGGCGCTGCAGGCGCTCACCGCCGCCCATGCCATCGCCTTGAATGAGATCAATGCCCCGGTCACCATCACCACCGGTCGCCGATTGCGCGACCATGGCTGGCCTGCGGATACCAGCACCGTGGCGGTGATGCTGGACGGTCAATGCGCTTTTCAGCACCTGCCTACTGAAGGCACCCACATCTGGTGGGGCGCCTACCTCGGCATGCCAAACCAGATCTGCATCAGCGGCCCATTGGGCGATGTCCGCAACCGTATCCTGGAACAGCGCCAGGCGGCGCGCGCCGCGCACGGCTGGATCATGGATACCTATTTGCTACGCAAAAGCCATCCACAGCAGATCAGAGATCCGAACGGCAGTTGAAACCCGTTGCGCCCCGCGTTGATGCGCACGCAGGAACGACTGGATGATCACCAACCAGGACCGCTGAGAGCAGCACTACACAGCGTACGGCGGTGAGTAGGCGCAGGGCTAGGGCCTGTTCACACTAATTTCCCGAGATGCGTTGCGGATCAAAAAGGCCATGCGCAAGGCGTGAAACGCAGCCGGGGTATCCCCCCGGCAAGGCTTTGCAACGCAGCGCATGGCAGTTTTAGCCGCAACCCGAAGGGAACGGGGTGCAAACAGCGCCACTCGTTGTTGCACTCCTAGCCGATCCAGTAGCCCAACGCCAGCACATCGACTTCATCGAGGTTGTGGTCTTCGGCGCGGCCACCCCGGTCCACCACCAGAAAGTCAGAAGCGCGCTCGGTGGCAATCAACGGGTGGTGCCAGGTCCCTTTCGCGTAGTTCACCCCCTGCCCTGCCTGGGCGAGAAAACAGCGAATCTGTTCGGGCACCAGTGT belongs to Rhodoferax saidenbachensis and includes:
- the cobF gene encoding precorrin-6A synthase (deacetylating), with the translated sequence MIELSLVGMGTGNPDHITRQGVAALNAADLILLPHKGADKADLADLRSSLCAQLITNATTRVVGFDMPVRDSADPDYQAGVNRWHDAIAQVWLAHIQAHLPQGGRLALLVWGDPSLYDSTLRIADRLALQLPLRVSVVPGITALQALTAAHAIALNEINAPVTITTGRRLRDHGWPADTSTVAVMLDGQCAFQHLPTEGTHIWWGAYLGMPNQICISGPLGDVRNRILEQRQAARAAHGWIMDTYLLRKSHPQQIRDPNGS